In Methanothrix sp., a genomic segment contains:
- a CDS encoding ABC transporter substrate-binding protein, whose product MVIEMLSKTRIRMLLAWLMLCSLPILAGGFDFTLKIYGNANLDDTIDQLDIDFIQGIINGTEEYNELADANNDGSIDQEDIAQIEDIIAGKEEKLILKDTANRTVSIDMPVERIIVPSGLAAEAFKVLKATDKIVGVSNTIHEKIYFFPDLADRPSVGGWKIEDYEAVISLDPDLVISYEKWPPISEAEENLDPTGIPVVALEFTDPNFVTEELVKLSYILGTNGAEDRYIQWRSGYERQIDEYVNNLSRDERPSVFLETGFKGLNDVGTYGEGAKGSLVLELAGGRNIAANLSEAYPHVDSEWIITENPEVVMKYVYSSEVDWGWNGTDEPEAIVAEVLNRDGWESIDAVKSKRVYLISNELMTGLDSVVGYLYWVKLLHPDFAADPTEAYEEYMTDFMGMEFPDLIFVYPRP is encoded by the coding sequence ATGGTGATCGAAATGCTTAGTAAGACACGCATAAGGATGCTATTGGCATGGTTGATGCTGTGCTCACTGCCAATCCTGGCAGGTGGATTTGATTTCACCTTGAAGATCTACGGCAATGCAAACCTGGATGATACCATAGATCAGTTGGATATCGATTTTATTCAAGGGATCATCAACGGCACAGAGGAGTACAACGAGCTGGCCGATGCCAACAACGATGGCAGTATCGACCAGGAGGATATCGCGCAGATTGAGGATATCATAGCAGGCAAAGAAGAGAAGCTCATCTTGAAAGATACCGCCAACCGGACGGTGTCAATCGATATGCCTGTGGAAAGAATCATCGTTCCCAGCGGCCTTGCTGCTGAGGCCTTCAAGGTTTTAAAGGCTACAGACAAGATCGTCGGGGTCTCCAATACCATCCATGAGAAGATCTACTTCTTTCCCGATCTCGCCGATCGGCCATCCGTTGGCGGCTGGAAGATAGAGGACTATGAGGCGGTCATCTCCCTTGACCCTGATCTGGTCATCAGCTACGAAAAATGGCCGCCAATATCCGAAGCGGAGGAGAATCTCGATCCTACAGGAATACCCGTAGTCGCCCTGGAGTTCACAGATCCGAATTTCGTGACAGAAGAACTGGTCAAGCTCAGCTACATTTTGGGCACGAATGGGGCAGAGGATCGATATATTCAATGGCGCTCCGGATATGAAAGGCAGATAGATGAATATGTGAACAATTTGAGCCGGGATGAGAGGCCCAGCGTCTTTTTGGAGACGGGCTTTAAGGGTCTAAATGATGTTGGGACATATGGAGAGGGTGCAAAGGGAAGCCTGGTGCTTGAACTTGCCGGCGGCAGGAACATTGCGGCCAATCTATCAGAAGCCTATCCTCATGTGGATAGCGAGTGGATCATCACCGAGAACCCAGAGGTGGTGATGAAGTACGTCTACAGCTCAGAGGTGGACTGGGGCTGGAATGGCACCGATGAGCCGGAGGCAATAGTTGCAGAGGTCTTGAATCGCGATGGCTGGGAGAGCATAGATGCAGTGAAAAGCAAACGGGTATACCTGATCAGCAACGAGTTGATGACGGGGCTGGACAGCGTGGTTGGCTATCTTTACTGGGTCAAGCTACTCCACCCGGATTTTGCTGCAGATCCGACAGAAGCCTACGAAGAATATATGACCGATTTTATGGGCATGGAATTTCCCGATTTGATATTTGTTTACCCCCGTCCCTGA
- a CDS encoding MM0924 family protein: MLDKFVSERLFDKTIEVYFGTGKSDRLKGKVVDSADGVLVLENAGRRDYINVDRVLAAWEVD, from the coding sequence ATGCTGGACAAGTTTGTATCAGAGCGCCTATTCGATAAGACGATAGAGGTATACTTTGGAACCGGAAAGTCAGACAGGCTCAAAGGCAAAGTTGTGGATAGCGCCGATGGGGTCTTGGTCCTTGAAAATGCCGGAAGAAGAGACTACATAAACGTAGACAGGGTACTGGCTGCGTGGGAGGTAGATTGA
- a CDS encoding response regulator: protein MFAKEGSYNTVRILLAEDNPCSQELMLRMLKYMGLYADVANDGLDVLHALETRSYDVILMDIQMPKMDGLEATKAIRHRWHDRSIKIIAVTGCNQEEDREMCFQAGMDDYMCKPVKREDLESVLSRYRSHGH from the coding sequence GTGTTCGCGAAGGAAGGATCCTACAATACCGTGCGCATATTGCTTGCGGAAGACAACCCTTGCAGCCAGGAGTTGATGCTGAGAATGCTCAAGTACATGGGACTCTATGCAGACGTCGCCAATGATGGGCTTGATGTTCTTCATGCCCTGGAAACCCGGTCCTATGATGTGATTTTAATGGACATACAGATGCCCAAGATGGATGGCCTTGAGGCAACCAAAGCCATACGCCATCGCTGGCACGATCGAAGCATAAAAATCATCGCCGTTACAGGCTGCAACCAGGAAGAGGATCGTGAGATGTGCTTCCAGGCAGGAATGGATGATTATATGTGCAAACCGGTAAAGAGAGAAGATCTCGAGAGCGTGCTCAGCCGTTACCGATCCCATGGTCATTAA
- a CDS encoding MarR family transcriptional regulator, whose amino-acid sequence MINVLKSKRESSRFQILVEIAAHQPNLRQKEVADRLDLTPQAISEYIKELVAEGLVTTDGRMRYRITKEGVEWLLESAAELKQYARAVMEDIISHVSVWSALAESDLIKGEKVSLEMRDGLLYANKKDDIEAKGITISDASAGEDIGVSDLKGLISLEEGRIIVCKVPRIQIGGSRNVDLDLLRERVSGYEMVGSLGIEALVALRKIKREPDVIFGAKQAVIEAAYHGISSVVVSVDEQIPGILERLESEGLKYELFDLTLT is encoded by the coding sequence ATGATCAACGTACTTAAAAGCAAGCGAGAAAGCTCTCGCTTTCAGATCCTGGTAGAGATAGCTGCCCACCAGCCCAATCTGCGCCAGAAGGAGGTAGCAGATAGACTTGACCTGACCCCACAGGCCATCTCGGAATACATCAAGGAGCTCGTGGCAGAAGGCCTGGTTACTACAGACGGACGCATGCGATACAGAATTACCAAGGAAGGTGTGGAGTGGTTGCTCGAGAGCGCAGCTGAGCTAAAACAATATGCTCGAGCGGTTATGGAGGACATTATCAGCCATGTCTCTGTCTGGAGTGCATTGGCAGAATCAGACCTCATTAAGGGTGAAAAGGTATCCCTGGAGATGCGGGATGGGCTCCTCTATGCGAATAAAAAAGACGACATAGAAGCTAAAGGCATAACCATCTCAGATGCTTCTGCGGGTGAGGATATTGGAGTATCTGATCTCAAAGGCCTGATAAGTCTTGAGGAAGGACGGATAATCGTATGCAAGGTGCCGCGAATCCAGATAGGGGGATCCAGAAATGTCGATCTCGATCTTCTGAGAGAGAGGGTCTCAGGCTATGAGATGGTCGGCTCCTTAGGCATCGAGGCTCTTGTGGCCCTTAGAAAGATAAAGAGAGAGCCAGATGTGATCTTCGGTGCGAAGCAGGCTGTGATAGAGGCCGCCTATCACGGTATTAGCTCAGTCGTCGTCAGTGTGGACGAGCAGATCCCCGGTATCCTGGAACGCCTGGAGTCTGAAGGATTGAAGTACGAGCTATTTGACCTGACATTGACCTGA
- a CDS encoding ABC transporter substrate-binding protein, giving the protein MKEIVSITVAAVYLLLLITAASAAESDFVLGIYGNANMDQTIDESDIVYVEEIISGARESTDLADANYDGNVNELDLDQIKKIIAGTEENLTIVDSYKRVATIKKPVRRIVSISIYNNEALRMFGELDKVVAIEDSTKKKDVFFPQGAEMPSIGGYPPNPEAIFKYQPDLLLGATSWTKELYDKLPGNTSVVGLDFTSKTPYSFAEETTKLGYILNRRDEAKDYLENFQYKYIDAITAKTARLSDEEKPRVYVESSFGNYKAYGGNGSGAQTYLEMAGGINIFEDSPLYFEADPEAVVTSNPDIIFKQLRNDVGYPANDFSVMSEAREEILNRPELADVNAVKEGRVYIIDEGLSYGFSYQIAVAYMAKWLHPELFDELDPQAMHQEFIDKYCPGLSFNVYKNGTFIYPPQAENHAVA; this is encoded by the coding sequence ATGAAAGAGATAGTAAGCATAACAGTGGCAGCAGTATATCTTCTGCTATTAATAACGGCAGCATCTGCAGCCGAGTCTGACTTCGTCCTGGGAATTTACGGAAATGCAAATATGGATCAGACCATAGACGAAAGCGATATCGTCTATGTGGAGGAAATCATCAGCGGAGCTAGGGAATCGACGGATTTGGCCGATGCTAATTACGACGGCAATGTGAATGAGCTTGATTTAGATCAGATAAAAAAGATAATTGCAGGGACGGAAGAGAACCTGACGATAGTGGATAGCTACAAAAGAGTAGCTACTATTAAAAAGCCTGTACGGCGAATTGTTTCCATATCGATATACAACAATGAGGCATTGAGGATGTTCGGCGAGCTTGACAAGGTAGTTGCCATCGAAGATAGCACCAAGAAAAAGGACGTGTTCTTCCCTCAAGGCGCCGAAATGCCATCAATCGGAGGTTATCCTCCAAATCCGGAGGCGATATTCAAATATCAACCCGATCTGCTATTGGGCGCAACCTCATGGACAAAGGAACTCTATGATAAGCTACCTGGCAACACCTCCGTGGTAGGCCTCGATTTCACCTCAAAAACACCTTATTCCTTCGCAGAGGAGACTACAAAGCTCGGCTATATCTTGAACCGCAGAGATGAGGCAAAGGATTACCTGGAAAACTTCCAATACAAGTATATCGACGCTATAACGGCCAAAACGGCAAGACTCTCCGATGAGGAGAAGCCCAGAGTATATGTGGAGTCCTCATTCGGCAATTACAAAGCATACGGCGGCAATGGTTCAGGCGCTCAGACCTATCTCGAGATGGCCGGTGGAATTAACATATTTGAGGACTCGCCTCTCTACTTCGAGGCTGATCCTGAGGCAGTAGTAACTAGCAATCCGGACATCATCTTTAAGCAACTGAGAAACGATGTAGGATACCCAGCCAATGACTTCTCAGTCATGAGCGAGGCTAGAGAAGAAATCCTGAACCGGCCTGAGCTTGCCGATGTGAACGCTGTCAAAGAAGGCAGGGTCTACATCATTGACGAAGGGCTCTCCTACGGCTTCAGTTATCAGATAGCAGTGGCGTACATGGCAAAGTGGCTACATCCAGAATTATTTGATGAACTAGACCCTCAGGCAATGCACCAGGAGTTCATCGATAAATACTGTCCAGGCCTGAGCTTCAATGTGTACAAGAACGGGACCTTCATCTACCCGCCACAGGCGGAAAATCATGCTGTCGCCTGA
- a CDS encoding ABC transporter substrate-binding protein, which translates to MRKNIVLMLVFLSLLITAGSAENITIVDSTGRSVSVDVPVQKVVSLGTGVAEYLYALDGREILVGRDSYSHFPPALEEVPIAGKSSHSPDLELIVSLNPDLVIADTMLTNDDLKELEGAEIPVMLESIVDPAKDLGVMEKLGTIMGKEERAQEITGFIEGYQDLIKERTADLKPEDKPKVFFEWAGKPYYTVSSGNPSDTLIRLAGGDNIAKGLGNSTHSYPTVSPEWVVETDPDVIIQQRSSDKTFTEDELKTLRDEIIARSELADVKAVKEGRVYLISGEIRYGVRSVICQLYMAKMFYPERFRDIDPEAVHQELAEKFYGLSQLDGVYIYPTGSAS; encoded by the coding sequence TTGCGAAAAAACATAGTCTTGATGCTGGTATTCCTCAGTCTTCTCATAACGGCAGGAAGTGCTGAGAATATCACAATTGTTGACTCCACCGGACGCTCTGTGAGTGTAGATGTGCCGGTGCAAAAGGTGGTATCGCTGGGGACTGGTGTGGCAGAGTACCTTTATGCGCTGGACGGCAGAGAGATCCTGGTGGGAAGAGACTCGTATTCTCATTTCCCTCCGGCTTTGGAAGAGGTACCTATTGCTGGAAAGAGCTCCCATTCCCCTGACCTGGAGCTGATAGTCTCGCTTAATCCGGACCTGGTGATCGCCGATACAATGCTCACCAACGATGATTTGAAGGAGCTTGAAGGCGCAGAAATCCCCGTTATGCTCGAGTCTATCGTGGATCCGGCCAAAGACTTGGGAGTAATGGAAAAGCTGGGGACAATAATGGGGAAAGAAGAGCGTGCCCAGGAAATCACCGGTTTCATCGAAGGCTATCAGGATCTGATCAAAGAACGCACTGCCGATCTGAAGCCAGAGGATAAGCCCAAGGTCTTCTTCGAATGGGCTGGAAAGCCGTACTACACGGTTTCAAGCGGCAATCCCTCTGATACATTGATCCGGCTCGCAGGTGGGGATAATATTGCAAAAGGTCTGGGCAACAGCACTCATTCGTATCCCACCGTCAGCCCGGAGTGGGTGGTGGAGACCGATCCGGATGTGATAATCCAGCAGAGGTCCAGCGACAAGACATTCACAGAGGATGAGCTGAAAACGCTGAGAGATGAGATCATCGCTCGCTCTGAGCTTGCTGATGTGAAAGCGGTCAAAGAGGGCCGGGTTTACCTGATCTCTGGAGAGATCAGATATGGGGTACGCTCTGTCATCTGCCAGCTTTACATGGCCAAGATGTTCTATCCCGAGAGGTTTCGGGATATAGATCCAGAGGCGGTCCACCAGGAGCTTGCAGAGAAGTTCTACGGTCTGAGTCAACTGGATGGGGTATATATCTATCCCACCGGCTCAGCCAGCTGA
- a CDS encoding precorrin-8X methylmutase yields the protein MDENYSDISATTREAMDISRRSRKIISEIVGNSTPEDRVRQRCAIATGDPNVAEILRFVKDPVNAGLKALDAKARIFVDINMVKEGVLKKGHQSSIRVMIGRGDELAESKGITRASAGVLAFKEELSESIVLIGNAPSALLTLCDLIVSGDVMPALVIGTPVGFVNAAISKEHLRCLDAPSISVVGTRGGTPIAVAAMNEMINMYNSS from the coding sequence ATGGATGAGAACTATTCCGATATAAGTGCCACTACTCGTGAGGCGATGGACATAAGCAGAAGGAGCAGAAAGATCATCTCAGAGATAGTGGGGAACTCGACTCCAGAGGACAGAGTTAGACAGAGATGTGCCATAGCTACGGGAGATCCCAATGTGGCTGAGATCCTCAGGTTTGTAAAGGACCCGGTAAATGCAGGACTCAAAGCATTGGATGCAAAGGCCAGGATATTTGTGGATATCAACATGGTGAAAGAAGGTGTGCTCAAAAAAGGCCATCAATCCTCCATTAGAGTCATGATTGGAAGAGGAGATGAGCTGGCCGAAAGCAAAGGCATAACCAGAGCTTCAGCAGGCGTTTTGGCATTTAAAGAAGAGCTATCTGAAAGCATAGTGCTGATAGGCAATGCGCCATCAGCACTTCTGACTCTCTGCGACCTTATAGTCTCTGGAGATGTTATGCCAGCACTTGTAATTGGAACGCCCGTCGGCTTTGTTAATGCGGCAATAAGCAAGGAACATCTCAGGTGCCTTGATGCACCATCCATATCAGTTGTGGGAACGCGCGGCGGGACGCCCATTGCGGTAGCAGCCATGAACGAGATGATAAATATGTATAATAGCTCATAA
- the nifH gene encoding nitrogenase iron protein — MRKFCVYGKGGIGKSTMVSNIAAALAEDGKRVMVIGCDPKADSTRSLIGKRIPTILDAFREKGPGRMKLEDIVFVGFKGVYCAESGGPEPGIGCAGRGVITAAEMLTRLGAFKDLDLDVLIYDVLGDVVCGGFAMPLRNGLVDDVYIVTTCDSMSIYAANNICKGIKRFAERGDVFLGGIIYNGRSVVDEPSIIDGFAARLGTQVVGRMPMNDLIPRSEIHHKTVIEYTPDSEIAEIFKRIGRNILENRKTTVPKPLSDEELNEINREVEDLFREKTLTQLST, encoded by the coding sequence ATGAGAAAGTTCTGCGTATACGGCAAGGGCGGGATTGGAAAGTCCACAATGGTATCAAACATAGCGGCAGCTTTAGCCGAGGATGGGAAGCGCGTAATGGTCATAGGATGCGATCCCAAAGCGGATTCGACCCGCAGCCTGATCGGAAAAAGGATTCCGACCATTTTAGACGCCTTTCGCGAAAAGGGCCCCGGCCGGATGAAACTGGAAGATATCGTTTTTGTCGGATTTAAGGGCGTATATTGCGCCGAGTCCGGCGGGCCTGAACCTGGTATTGGCTGCGCTGGCCGTGGGGTTATCACTGCTGCCGAGATGCTGACCCGCCTTGGTGCCTTTAAAGACCTTGATCTTGATGTACTGATATACGATGTTTTGGGAGATGTAGTCTGCGGCGGTTTTGCCATGCCTTTGAGAAACGGTCTGGTTGACGATGTCTACATCGTCACGACCTGCGACTCCATGTCCATCTACGCCGCCAACAACATTTGCAAAGGAATCAAGCGCTTTGCGGAGAGGGGTGATGTCTTCTTGGGCGGCATAATCTACAATGGAAGGAGCGTCGTAGACGAGCCGTCTATAATCGACGGATTTGCCGCGAGGCTGGGGACTCAGGTCGTGGGAAGAATGCCCATGAACGATCTAATTCCGAGATCTGAAATTCACCATAAGACGGTAATAGAATACACTCCAGACTCGGAAATTGCAGAGATATTCAAGAGGATCGGCAGAAACATACTCGAAAACCGTAAAACAACTGTTCCAAAACCGTTATCCGACGAGGAGCTAAACGAGATCAATAGAGAGGTCGAGGATCTATTCAGAGAGAAAACCCTGACTCAGCTCTCCACCTGA
- a CDS encoding nitrogenase component 1, which translates to MDGGRFLGAFRACSGITDAVVLNHVPVGCNWGAGMFNSISQQADIRHACTVVHEREIVFGGEEALKRALELADKTCSTPLLVVISGDVPSIIGDDVQSVIDSLSLRKDVLWLEAAGYKGSMRDGYEDALVKLESLMKECEIKRRSVNLIGLCPDDFKVHADLNEIRRNIEALDISVNSTISMCSLEEFCTAPAAELNLVMGQGVDLAKKMKDDFGTPYIELDYPYGLEGSSKFLEALSGRLGVEYCEEKFIDLEPFKRTYLHQHEIYGTGVSVTGDFRCHSMSDFLERELGFEIEVKCSYDQCSSFEDDVRRSNTMMLFGSSFERGLARELAIPLMRFVYPVFDQVCMYDYAPYAGLRGTVFLTESIINTLMGFDKRPRYSA; encoded by the coding sequence ATGGATGGGGGGAGATTCTTAGGAGCCTTTCGGGCCTGCTCGGGAATAACCGACGCTGTGGTGCTTAACCACGTCCCGGTTGGATGCAACTGGGGGGCGGGGATGTTCAATTCCATCTCTCAGCAGGCAGATATCAGACATGCCTGTACTGTTGTGCATGAGCGGGAGATAGTCTTTGGAGGGGAAGAGGCTTTGAAGAGGGCCCTGGAGCTAGCAGACAAGACCTGCAGCACACCCTTATTGGTGGTCATATCTGGAGACGTCCCTTCCATAATTGGGGATGATGTTCAGTCGGTGATCGATTCTCTCTCGCTGAGAAAGGATGTGCTGTGGCTTGAGGCTGCAGGCTATAAGGGCTCCATGAGAGATGGCTACGAGGACGCCCTGGTAAAGCTCGAATCGCTGATGAAGGAATGCGAAATAAAGAGGCGCTCAGTCAACCTGATCGGCCTTTGCCCTGATGACTTCAAGGTTCATGCCGATCTGAATGAGATAAGAAGAAACATAGAAGCCCTGGATATCAGCGTGAACAGCACTATATCTATGTGCAGCCTCGAAGAGTTTTGTACTGCTCCCGCAGCGGAATTGAACCTCGTGATGGGTCAGGGAGTAGATCTGGCAAAGAAAATGAAGGATGATTTTGGCACACCCTACATAGAGCTCGATTACCCCTATGGCCTTGAAGGATCCAGTAAGTTTCTGGAGGCATTATCCGGCCGCCTGGGCGTGGAGTATTGTGAGGAAAAGTTCATCGATCTCGAGCCATTTAAGCGGACGTATCTCCATCAGCATGAAATCTATGGAACAGGTGTGTCGGTTACCGGCGATTTTCGCTGCCATTCGATGTCTGATTTCCTGGAAAGAGAGCTGGGCTTCGAGATTGAGGTGAAGTGCTCTTATGACCAGTGCAGCTCATTTGAAGATGATGTAAGAAGATCCAATACCATGATGCTATTTGGTAGCAGCTTTGAGCGCGGCCTGGCCAGAGAGCTTGCAATTCCTCTCATGAGGTTCGTCTACCCGGTATTTGACCAGGTCTGCATGTACGACTATGCTCCTTATGCCGGACTGAGAGGGACGGTCTTTCTGACCGAGAGCATAATCAATACCTTAATGGGATTCGATAAAAGACCTAGATACTCGGCTTAA
- a CDS encoding nitrogenase component 1, which translates to MSISRGAEDDNSRQNSDYSDLELNLLADRSFLDIHGCPSRLAHYHGIDCKLSGSVYVVSEIERAIPLIHGVRGCAFHQRLSPRKLYSPVYDMACTNLMEEDVIYGGEEKLRRGIYDTYKRYNPDLIVVLPTCISGLMGEDVHSVVEDIKDEVPCELVIVTSEGFAHRDHDSIDSIMQYVATSWKNTSQQFDFRGCGQVDMLAALAEQLMEEQDVIENSVNLESNGRNTFGFNLELQEVGSILGKMGITLNTVFPTTTVKRIKQAPAARLNIARSRTDKWAAYMKDEFGTDHIKSWPHNSGIEGMARFLMDIGTRMGLDGEAEAVIDEEKKRAEKELVKIRHALMGYSFAIVSQSLIFNPHRARVYIDDLMIPIKCICIDSLVLNRLKVSQETRDMMIKNMYSIFDEMNLDFQITTDPSAQETYKISKEVDHVLGEFITSHVYERNAEIPVLDITMFSNMLYRTSFNVIIELGRYLTRRINRPQIRDRHLIVSRLKYNSPYYPLLDDPRISSSVSMWQEIWRANSRGGC; encoded by the coding sequence TTGAGCATATCTAGAGGGGCTGAGGATGATAATTCTCGGCAAAATAGTGACTATAGTGACCTGGAGCTCAATCTTCTGGCAGATAGGAGCTTTCTGGACATTCATGGCTGCCCATCGAGGTTGGCTCACTACCACGGAATCGATTGCAAGCTATCCGGTTCGGTCTATGTCGTCTCGGAGATCGAGAGAGCTATTCCCCTGATACACGGCGTTAGAGGATGTGCCTTTCACCAGCGTCTGAGCCCACGCAAGCTCTATTCTCCAGTCTATGATATGGCCTGCACCAACCTAATGGAGGAGGACGTCATTTATGGAGGAGAAGAGAAGCTGAGACGGGGCATATATGATACCTATAAGCGATATAATCCCGATCTTATAGTCGTTCTTCCCACCTGCATATCTGGGCTGATGGGAGAGGATGTGCATAGCGTTGTTGAAGATATCAAAGACGAGGTCCCCTGCGAGCTGGTCATTGTCACCTCGGAGGGCTTTGCCCATCGAGACCACGATTCCATCGACTCCATAATGCAGTATGTAGCTACTTCATGGAAGAACACATCCCAGCAATTTGATTTCCGGGGCTGCGGTCAGGTGGATATGCTGGCAGCTCTGGCCGAGCAGCTGATGGAGGAGCAAGATGTAATCGAGAACTCGGTTAACCTGGAATCGAATGGCAGGAATACCTTTGGTTTCAACCTTGAGCTGCAAGAGGTCGGAAGCATTTTAGGTAAGATGGGGATCACCCTAAATACGGTCTTTCCCACCACGACCGTCAAGAGAATAAAGCAGGCACCCGCCGCCCGGCTTAACATAGCAAGGTCCCGTACAGATAAATGGGCCGCCTATATGAAGGATGAATTTGGGACCGATCACATAAAGAGCTGGCCCCATAACTCTGGAATAGAAGGCATGGCAAGATTCTTAATGGATATAGGCACCAGGATGGGCCTGGATGGCGAGGCGGAAGCGGTGATCGATGAAGAAAAAAAGAGAGCTGAAAAAGAGCTGGTAAAAATCAGACATGCTCTCATGGGATACAGCTTTGCCATCGTCTCCCAGAGCTTGATATTCAATCCCCACCGGGCGCGGGTCTACATAGATGATCTGATGATTCCTATTAAATGTATCTGCATTGATTCTCTAGTGCTCAACCGGCTAAAAGTCTCTCAGGAGACGAGAGATATGATGATAAAGAATATGTACAGCATATTCGATGAAATGAACCTGGACTTTCAGATTACAACCGATCCATCTGCTCAGGAGACATATAAAATATCCAAGGAGGTTGACCACGTATTAGGCGAGTTCATCACCTCCCACGTTTACGAGAGGAATGCTGAGATCCCCGTATTGGACATCACCATGTTCAGCAATATGCTCTACAGGACCAGCTTCAACGTTATCATCGAGCTGGGCCGGTATCTGACGCGGAGGATAAACAGGCCTCAGATAAGGGATAGACATCTCATTGTCTCCCGGCTGAAGTACAACTCTCCCTATTACCCCCTGCTAGATGATCCCAGAATCTCATCCTCTGTGAGCATGTGGCAGGAGATATGGAGGGCAAACTCCAGAGGAGGCTGCTAG
- a CDS encoding ABC transporter substrate-binding protein: protein MTNKIILAEGEEREEIPCPPGRVVTLTPIASELICILGRMDRIVGRDDHSSFPPGLGEKPAVGSSIRKTISGEMVLDLRPDIVITGRRVPPEEFSMIESAGIPVVVIEKGCELEALISNINTLGRIMAAENRAKELIEFLERYAKIIQDRTGSLNIENKPLVYNECAFKNYITKASTAADEGITLVGGVNIAGTKELGRLAVSDEWVIRHNPDVIISQVSSSSPTTKETLQAKREEILARPELKEINAVKNRRIYISHLSIRRGPRMIGYLLYLAKWLHPELFQDIDPAAVEKEMLREFYGLDLEGAWAYPEIEALQSGVKK, encoded by the coding sequence ATGACAAATAAAATAATACTAGCAGAAGGCGAAGAGAGAGAAGAGATACCCTGTCCACCCGGTCGAGTGGTCACCCTGACACCTATCGCCTCGGAGCTCATCTGCATCCTCGGCCGAATGGATAGGATTGTGGGGCGGGATGACCATTCCAGCTTTCCTCCTGGCCTGGGTGAGAAGCCGGCAGTTGGCAGCAGCATTAGAAAGACCATCAGCGGAGAGATGGTCTTGGATCTCAGACCTGATATAGTGATAACCGGCAGGCGTGTCCCCCCGGAGGAATTTAGCATGATTGAGTCTGCGGGCATACCTGTGGTCGTAATCGAAAAGGGCTGCGAGCTGGAGGCTCTAATAAGCAACATTAACACCCTGGGCAGAATAATGGCTGCTGAAAATCGAGCGAAAGAACTTATAGAATTTTTAGAGAGATATGCAAAGATTATTCAAGATAGGACCGGCAGCCTGAATATCGAGAACAAGCCCCTGGTCTATAACGAGTGCGCTTTTAAGAATTATATCACCAAAGCCAGCACTGCTGCGGATGAGGGTATAACTCTTGTCGGCGGGGTCAATATCGCCGGCACAAAGGAGCTTGGCAGGCTTGCTGTGAGTGATGAATGGGTGATCAGGCATAATCCGGATGTGATCATCTCTCAGGTCTCTTCATCGTCTCCAACGACAAAAGAGACACTGCAAGCAAAAAGGGAGGAGATTCTAGCGCGGCCGGAGCTGAAAGAAATCAATGCCGTCAAGAACAGACGGATCTACATAAGTCATCTATCCATCAGAAGAGGGCCCAGAATGATTGGATATCTGCTTTATCTGGCAAAATGGCTCCATCCTGAGCTGTTCCAGGACATTGATCCAGCCGCGGTGGAAAAAGAGATGCTCCGAGAATTTTATGGACTTGATCTGGAAGGGGCATGGGCCTATCCTGAGATCGAAGCATTACAATCGGGAGTTAAAAAATGA